The Penicillium digitatum chromosome 6, complete sequence genome has a window encoding:
- a CDS encoding Major facilitator superfamily domain, general substrate transporter produces the protein MFDKNQAASTSVDAHAEPDFLPSGEITSKRRWWQWHEPGTSKEEKWLIFKIDFFILLYSCLTFFIKYLDQTNVTNAYVSGMKEDLKLGRNELNWFTTYFNIGIMVGGPFITMALTVVRPRYLLPVSTLIWSFFVLFMYKVQDAKTLYILRFFAGLFESGAMPGAFYMIGSWYRKSEISRRSALYWFASIGGGMFSGYIQAGLHQNMNGRLGLASWRWVFIFDFIIGIPIAIFGFFCCPDEPNGERPWWMTEREQLMSIKRIRDEDRATTKLEWNMATIKRILTSWQLYGFCLAWGFMECTCGVNLQRWMTLYLKSLKVDGHPRYSIGKINSLPTVIGCIELAWLLISSTLADYLKMRAPIICFLGLLQLAAYIVFHIWSTNNSLITGMYYLCAAYGAISPLISSWLNSCCGGDRQLRALSTSLMISIGYAVETVSQQFMFPTSEAPRFKRTHGYAFGIAWVVAMIVWCGMLLPLVERRFSRKIVQPSFDC, from the exons atgttCGACAAGAATCAAGCGGCATCCACCTCGGTGGATGCGCATGCTGAACCCGATTTCTTGCCTAGCGGAGAAATTACATCTAAACGACGATGGTGGCAGTGGCACGAGCCAGGGACCTCCAAAGAGGAGAAGTGGCTGATCTTCAAGATCGATTTTTTCATCTTACTCTACTCTTGTCTG ACCTTTTTCATCAAGTATCTG GACCAAACGAATGTGACCAACGCGTACGTCTCGGGGATGAAAGAGGACCTCAAGCTGG GGAGAAATGAACTCAACTGGTTCACAACTTATTTCAACATCGGCATCATGGTCGGAGGACCATTTATCACAATGGCACTGACAGTTGTCAGACCGCGATACCTGTTGCCGGTCAGCACACTGATATGGTCCTTCTTCGTCTTGTTCATGTACAAGGTGCAGGATGCCAAGACACTCTACATTTTACG GTTTTTTGCCGGCCTCTTTGAGTCTGGGGCAATGCCGGGTGCCTTTTACATG ATCGGAAGCTGGTACCGCAAGTCAGAGATCAGTCGACGATCAGCACTCTACTGGTTTGCGTCCATTGGTGGCGGGATGTTCTCAGGTTATATCCAGGCCGGACT GCATCAGAATATGAATGGCAGACTTGGCCTTGCCTCTTGGCGCTGGGTCTTCATTTTCGACTTCATCATCGGCATCCCGATCGCAATATTCGGATTCTTCTGCTGTCCAG ATGAGCCGAACGGAGAGCGGCCCTGGTGGATGACTGAGAGGGAACAATTGATGTCTATCAAGCGGATCAGAGATGAGGATCGCGCCACGACCAAGTTGGAGTGGAACATGGCTACAATTAAGCGAATCTTGACCTCCTGGCAGCTGTATGGCTTTTGTCTAGCATGGGG CTTTATGGAGTGTACATGCGGAGTCAACCTCCAACGGTGGATGACTCTATACCTGAAGTCTCTAAAGGTAGACGGTCACCCCCGGTACAGTATTGGGAAGATCAACAGCCTTCCCACGGTCATCGGATGCATT GAGCTGGCATGGCTTCTAATCAGTTCCACGCTGGCAGACTATCTCAAGATGCGCGCACCTATCATTTGCTTTTTAGGGCTGTTGCAACTCGCTGCCTACATCGTATTCCACATCTGGTCTACTAACAATTCCCTCATAACTGGGATGTACTATCTATGCGCTGCCTATGGCGCCATTTCGCCTTTGATTAGTTCATGGCTGAACTCCTGCTGCGGTGGGGACAGACAGCTCCGTGCGCTATCGACCTCCCTCATGATCTCAATCGGCTA TGCCGTCGAAACAGTCTCTCAGCAATTCATGTTTCCCACCTCGGAGGCGCCACGGTTCAAACGAACCCATGGTTACGCATTTGGAATTGCTTGGGTGGTTGCCATGATTGTTTGGTGTGGAATGCTGTTGCCATTGGTTGAAAGACGATTTTCGAGGAAGATCGTGCAACCTAGCTTCGATTGCTGA
- a CDS encoding Bicyclomycin resistance protein, putative, with amino-acid sequence MERPPSVHSSPRSLRLKTPSASAAPQGEVPGILVTFEPGEKSNPQNFHPAYKIWLTAQMSLLALAGALGSSILSSANAEIAEYTRVKSEVTSLTVALFVLGWAFGPLLWAPISEVHGRRIGMLPPFVVMGCFSIGTAVSRNAASVLITRFLGGIFASAPISNVPAALGDMWSPEARGIAMAFVSICISGGPTLGPIIGAAVVTRPSMGWRWTAYIEAIIVFSLCIVSFFCLPETFAPVLLKHKAEKLRKSTGDQRYWHPHEKEEINASNVMTKYFGRPLRMLLTEPLVTCMAFYASFTYSLIYLTLEIFPIVFREHRHWSLMSSSLTFLGILTGVILAAPLNFLFQPYYKRAVKLNHGKAVAEARLPPLVLGGFLLTTGLFWFAWTAAPKYPWPLPVVAAGFIGAGFTLVFQQCLNFLVDTYGPYAASAVSANTILRSVLACALPVAAAPMAHTMGIGPAMSLLGGVSCLVLPVPFLFMKYSPTLRQKSKFAVVDSH; translated from the exons ATGGAACGACCGCCATCGGTTCACAGTTCGCCTCGATCTTTACGTTTAAAAACTCCGTCTGCCTCTGCCGCTCCGCAAGGGGAAGTCCCAGGCATCCTCGTGACTTTTGAACCAGGGGAGAAATCTAACCCGCAGAACTTTCACCCGGCGTACAAAATATGGCTCACCGCTCAGATGAGCCTCCTGGCTTTGGCCGGCGCTTTAGGCTCATCAATTTTATCCTCAGCCAATGCGGAAATCGCTGAATATACCAGAGTAAAATCAGAGGTTACTTCTCTCACTGTAGCTCTATTTGTCCTAG GTTGGGCATTCGGCCCTTTGCTTTGGGCGCCTATCAGCGAGGTTCATGGACGTCGGATAGGAATGCTTCCCCCATTTGTGGTAATGGGCTGCTTTAGCATTGGTACGGCGGTTAGCAGGAATGCTGCGAGTGTCCTGATCACACGCTTTCTGGGAGGGATCTTCGCATCGGCGCCGATAAGTAATGTTCCTGCTGCGTTGGGCGACATGTGGTCTCCCGAGGCTCGAGGAATCGCAATGGCATTTGTCTCCATCTGTATCTCAGGCGGTCCAACCCTAGGCCCCATAATTGGTGCGGCGGTAGTCACTCGCCCGAGTATGGGCTGGCGCT GGACGGCATACATCGAGGCCATCATCGTCTTTTCTCTTTGcattgtgtctttcttctgtcTCCCCGAGACGTTTGCCCCGGTTCTTCTAAAACACAAGGCGGAGAAGCTGCGCAAGAGCACGGGAGATCAACGATATTGGCATCCGCATGAAAAAGAGGAGATCAATGCGAGCAACGTGATGACCAAATATTTTGGCCGCCCGTTAAG AATGCTTTTGACGGAACCTCTCGTGACCTGTATGGCATTCTATGCTTCTTTCACGTACAGTTTGATCTACTTGACTCTGGAGATTTTCCCGATAGTTTTTCGGGAGCACCGGCATTGGTCTTTAATGTCTTCCTCCTTGACATTTCTGGGAATTCTTACCGGTGTTATTCTTGCCGCTCCTTTGAATTTTCTTTTCCAGCCTTATTATAAAAGGGCCGTCAAATTAAATCACGGGAAGGCTGTCGCAGAAGCTCGTTTACCGCCGCTTGTCTTGGGTGGTTTCCTTCTCACAACTGGCTTATTTTGGTTTGCCTGGACAGCAGCCCCAAAGTACCCATGGCCTTTGCCAGTGGTTGCAGCAG GCTTCATTGGGGCTGGCTTTACTTTGGTCTTTCAACAATGCTTGAATTTTCTCGTCGACACATACGGACCCTACGCGGCAAGCGCCGTCTCTGCGAATACTATCCTTCGGTCTGTGCTCGCTTGCGCTCTACCCGTTGCGGCCGCACCGATGGCCCACACCATGGGCATTGGTCCAGCGATGAGTCTCCTTGGGGGGGTTTCCTGTCTAGTACTGCCCGTTCCATTCTTATTCATGAAATATTCCCCTACTCTTCGACAGAAGTCGAAGTTTGCTGTTGTCGATAGCCATTAG